The Meriones unguiculatus strain TT.TT164.6M chromosome 1, Bangor_MerUng_6.1, whole genome shotgun sequence genome has a segment encoding these proteins:
- the Pdzd7 gene encoding PDZ domain-containing protein 7 isoform X6, with translation MARGFTVGFDPLGLGELSSGSLSSLSSRGHLGSDSGATATRYLLRKQQRLLNGPPRGIRASSPMGRVILINSPIEANSDESDIIHAVRVEKSPSGRLGFSVRGGSEHGLGIFVSKVEEGSSAERAGLCVGDKITEVNGLSLESTTMGSAVRLLTSSSCLHMMVRRMGRVPGIKFSKEKTTWVDVVNRRLVVEKCGSTPSDRSSEDGARRIVHLYTTSDDFCLGFNIRGGKEFGLGIYVSKVDRGGLAEENGIKVGDQVLAANGVRFDDISHSQAVEVLKGQTHIMLTIKETGRYPAYKEMVSEYCWLDRLSNGVLQQLSLASESGSSVSSYASSAPCSSGSLPSDRMDVCLGPEEPTGHGPSWGRADTAMQTEPDMGSRVETWCSVRPTVILRDTAIRSDAPSSTRRLDSALSESPKTALLLALSRPRPPITRSQSHLTLWEEKKQRKKEKPGSPGEKGALQRSKTLMNLFFKGGRQGRPAGDGHREAWTLDIRSPTKVRPRLDLEKGCCFLMVLSLPLWPILSPSKAPLSPSVSQSRERGACAEVCHLETET, from the exons ATGGCACGTGGCTTTACAGTGGGCTTTGACCCTCTGGGGCTAGGAGAACTCAGCTCTGGCTCCCTGAGCTCCCTCTCCTCCCGAGGCCACCTGGGCAGCGACTCAGGCGCCACAGCAACACGATACCTGCTGAGGAAGCAGCAGCGCCTGCTGAATGGGCCCCCCCGCGGAATCCGAGCCTCGTCACCCATGGGCCGAGTCATTCTCATCAACTCCCCCATCGAAG CCAACAGCGATGAAAGCGACATCATCCACGCGGTTCGGGTGGAGAAGAGTCCCTCTGGGAGACTGGGTTTCAGCGTGAGGGGTGGCTCTGAGCATGGCCTGGGCATCTTTGTCAGCAAggtggaggaggggagcagcGCAG AGCGGGCTGGCCTGTGTGTGGGGGACAAGATCACGGAGGTGAACGGGCTGAGTCTGGAAAGCACCACGATGGGCAGCGCCGTGAGGCTGTTGACCAGTAGCAGCTGCCTGCACATGATGGTGCGGCGCATGGGCCGCGTGCCTGGCATCAAGTTCTCCAAGGAGAAGACCACGTG GGTGGACGTGGTGAACCGGAGGCTGGTGGTGGAGAAGTGCGGCTCGACGCCGTCGGACCGCAGCTCGGAGGACGGCGCGCGGCGCATCGTCCACCTCTACACAACCTCCGACGACTTCTGCCTGGGCTTCAACATCCGCGGGGGCAAGGAGTTTGGCCTGGGCATCTATGTGTCCAA AGTGGACCGTGGTGGGCTGGCTGAGGAGAACGGCATCAAGGTGGGCGACCAGGTCCTGGCGGCCAATGGGGTCAGGTTCGATGACATCAGCCATAGCCAGGCCGTGGAGGTGCTGAAGGGGCAGACGCACATCATGTTGACCATCAAG GAGACTGGCCGGTACCCTGCCTATAAGGAGATGGTTTCTGAGTACTGCTGGCTGGATAGGT TGAGTAATGGGGTGCTTCAGCAGCTGTCCCTGGCCTCCGAGAGTGGTTCCAGCGTCTCCTCCTATGCCTCCAGTGCCCCCTGCAGCTCAGGCTCACTGCCCTCTGACCGAATGGATGTCTGCCTGGGGCCTGAGGAGCCCACTGGCCATGGCCCAAGCTGGGGGCGAGCAGACACAGCCATGCAGACTGAGCCTGATATGGGCAGCCGTGTGGAAACTTGGTGCAGCGTCCGGCCAACTGTCATCCTCAGAGACACAGCCATCCGCTCTGACGCCCCCTCTTCTACCCGACGCCTTGATTCTGCACTTTCGGAGTCCCCCAAGACTGCTCTGCTGCTGGCCCTCAGCCGACCCAGGCCTCCCATCACTCGATCCCAGAGCCACTTGACCCTGTGGG aggagaagaagcagaggaagaaggagaagccAGGATCCCCTGGGGAAAAGGGGGCCTTGCAGCGCTCCAAGACGCTGATGAACCTCTTCTTCAAGGGAGGGCGGCAGGGGAGGCCAGCAGGGGATGGTCACAGAGAGGCCTGGACACTGGACATCAGGAGCCCCACCAAAGTCCGCCCTCGCCTGGACCTGGAGAAAG GTTGCTGTTTCCTCATGGTTCTCAGCCTGCCTCTCTGGCCAATCCTCTCTCCTTCCAaggctcctctttctccctctgtctctcaaaG CAGGGAGCGTGGGGCCTGTGCAGAAGTTTGTCACCTGGAGACTGAGACGTG A
- the Pdzd7 gene encoding PDZ domain-containing protein 7 isoform X5 has protein sequence MARGFTVGFDPLGLGELSSGSLSSLSSRGHLGSDSGATATRYLLRKQQRLLNGPPRGIRASSPMGRVILINSPIEANSDESDIIHAVRVEKSPSGRLGFSVRGGSEHGLGIFVSKVEEGSSAERAGLCVGDKITEVNGLSLESTTMGSAVRLLTSSSCLHMMVRRMGRVPGIKFSKEKTTWVDVVNRRLVVEKCGSTPSDRSSEDGARRIVHLYTTSDDFCLGFNIRGGKEFGLGIYVSKVDRGGLAEENGIKVGDQVLAANGVRFDDISHSQAVEVLKGQTHIMLTIKETGRYPAYKEMVSEYCWLDRLSNGVLQQLSLASESGSSVSSYASSAPCSSGSLPSDRMDVCLGPEEPTGHGPSWGRADTAMQTEPDMGSRVETWCSVRPTVILRDTAIRSDAPSSTRRLDSALSESPKTALLLALSRPRPPITRSQSHLTLWEEKKQRKKEKPGSPGEKGALQRSKTLMNLFFKGGRQGRPAGDGHREAWTLDIRSPTKVRPRLDLEKGCCFLMVLSLPLWPILSPSKAPLSPSVSQSRERGACAEVCHLETETW, from the exons ATGGCACGTGGCTTTACAGTGGGCTTTGACCCTCTGGGGCTAGGAGAACTCAGCTCTGGCTCCCTGAGCTCCCTCTCCTCCCGAGGCCACCTGGGCAGCGACTCAGGCGCCACAGCAACACGATACCTGCTGAGGAAGCAGCAGCGCCTGCTGAATGGGCCCCCCCGCGGAATCCGAGCCTCGTCACCCATGGGCCGAGTCATTCTCATCAACTCCCCCATCGAAG CCAACAGCGATGAAAGCGACATCATCCACGCGGTTCGGGTGGAGAAGAGTCCCTCTGGGAGACTGGGTTTCAGCGTGAGGGGTGGCTCTGAGCATGGCCTGGGCATCTTTGTCAGCAAggtggaggaggggagcagcGCAG AGCGGGCTGGCCTGTGTGTGGGGGACAAGATCACGGAGGTGAACGGGCTGAGTCTGGAAAGCACCACGATGGGCAGCGCCGTGAGGCTGTTGACCAGTAGCAGCTGCCTGCACATGATGGTGCGGCGCATGGGCCGCGTGCCTGGCATCAAGTTCTCCAAGGAGAAGACCACGTG GGTGGACGTGGTGAACCGGAGGCTGGTGGTGGAGAAGTGCGGCTCGACGCCGTCGGACCGCAGCTCGGAGGACGGCGCGCGGCGCATCGTCCACCTCTACACAACCTCCGACGACTTCTGCCTGGGCTTCAACATCCGCGGGGGCAAGGAGTTTGGCCTGGGCATCTATGTGTCCAA AGTGGACCGTGGTGGGCTGGCTGAGGAGAACGGCATCAAGGTGGGCGACCAGGTCCTGGCGGCCAATGGGGTCAGGTTCGATGACATCAGCCATAGCCAGGCCGTGGAGGTGCTGAAGGGGCAGACGCACATCATGTTGACCATCAAG GAGACTGGCCGGTACCCTGCCTATAAGGAGATGGTTTCTGAGTACTGCTGGCTGGATAGGT TGAGTAATGGGGTGCTTCAGCAGCTGTCCCTGGCCTCCGAGAGTGGTTCCAGCGTCTCCTCCTATGCCTCCAGTGCCCCCTGCAGCTCAGGCTCACTGCCCTCTGACCGAATGGATGTCTGCCTGGGGCCTGAGGAGCCCACTGGCCATGGCCCAAGCTGGGGGCGAGCAGACACAGCCATGCAGACTGAGCCTGATATGGGCAGCCGTGTGGAAACTTGGTGCAGCGTCCGGCCAACTGTCATCCTCAGAGACACAGCCATCCGCTCTGACGCCCCCTCTTCTACCCGACGCCTTGATTCTGCACTTTCGGAGTCCCCCAAGACTGCTCTGCTGCTGGCCCTCAGCCGACCCAGGCCTCCCATCACTCGATCCCAGAGCCACTTGACCCTGTGGG aggagaagaagcagaggaagaaggagaagccAGGATCCCCTGGGGAAAAGGGGGCCTTGCAGCGCTCCAAGACGCTGATGAACCTCTTCTTCAAGGGAGGGCGGCAGGGGAGGCCAGCAGGGGATGGTCACAGAGAGGCCTGGACACTGGACATCAGGAGCCCCACCAAAGTCCGCCCTCGCCTGGACCTGGAGAAAG GTTGCTGTTTCCTCATGGTTCTCAGCCTGCCTCTCTGGCCAATCCTCTCTCCTTCCAaggctcctctttctccctctgtctctcaaaG CAGGGAGCGTGGGGCCTGTGCAGAAGTTTGTCACCTGGAGACTGAGACGTGGTAA